A segment of the Aridibaculum aurantiacum genome:
TGGAGTGAGGCAGCGGATGAGGTACTGGGATATTATGGTAAGAAACTTACTAAAGCCGAATATGCCCAAACTACCGGGCTTCGCACCAGCGAGTTCGTAAGCTGGTGGCTCCGCGATTATAAATTTGATGATAAAGAACTAAAGAACGCAGCTGAGCAGATAATACAGGTGGTAACACAAAAGATCATACAAAAGGGGCAGCCTATGCCCGGTATCAAATACATATTTGATTTCTTTTCTAAACGTGGTTATAAGATTGGTATAGCTTCCTCTTCACCATTGGAGCTGGTGAAGACGGTTGCTGATATGCTGCAGGTTAGTCGTTATGTAAAAGCAATAGCATCAGCAGAGCATTTAAATTATGGTAAGCCTCACCCGCAAGTGTATTTAGATTGTGCAGCCTCACTTGGTTCATCACCATTGGAATGTGTTTGCTTTGAAGATTCTGTAAATGGAATGATAGCCGCCAAAGCAGCGCGTATGAAATGTGTAGTGGTACCTGTAGCCTCTATGTCAAAAGATGAACGATGGAGTTTGGCAGATCTTAAAATATCATCGCTTCAAAACTTCAGCGAGCTGCACATAAACCTGTTGTAGGTTTGG
Coding sequences within it:
- the hxpB gene encoding hexitol phosphatase HxpB, with amino-acid sequence MELNTVIFDMDGLLIDSEPLWSEAADEVLGYYGKKLTKAEYAQTTGLRTSEFVSWWLRDYKFDDKELKNAAEQIIQVVTQKIIQKGQPMPGIKYIFDFFSKRGYKIGIASSSPLELVKTVADMLQVSRYVKAIASAEHLNYGKPHPQVYLDCAASLGSSPLECVCFEDSVNGMIAAKAARMKCVVVPVASMSKDERWSLADLKISSLQNFSELHINLL